ACGTCGATGTGAAAAAGGCCTACATCAAGACCGACGTGAGCGCCGGCGGCGCAAAGGTCGGCAGCTTCAAGGTCGACCCGCTGCTCGTGGGCGTGGGCCTGGGCTGGCGCTTCTGAGGCCCGATGCCGCCGGGCCCCGGCCCGGCGGTGTGCGTTAACGCTCGTCGTAGCTCACCACGAGCGTGTCGCTCGTGGGCCGGGCCTGGCAGCTCAGCACGAAGCCCTGGTCGGTCTCCCAGGGTTCGAGCGTGAAGTTCTTGTCCATGGCCACGCTGCCCTGCATGACCTTGGCGCGGCAGGTGCAGCACACGCCGCCGCGGCACGACCAGGGCAGGTCGAGCCCGGCCTCGAGCGCCACGTCGAGCACGTGCTGGTCGCGGCCCATGCGCAGCGCGTGCGGCTTGCCGTCGAGCACCACGGTGAGGGCCACCTCGCCGGCGCTGGCGTCCACGTGGCCGAGCTGCACCTGGGCGCGCTGCGCGCGCGGCAGGGCGTCGAGCGCGGGCGAGCTGAAGCGCTCGGTGTGGATGCGCTCGGGCTTCACGCCCGCGCCGAGCAGGGCCTGCTCTGTGGCCTCGATCATGGCCTCGGGGCCGCAGATGAAGACCTCGTCCATGCTGGGCACGGGCAGCAGCGCCGCGATCAGCGCGCGTACCTTCTCGCCATCGATGCGGCCCTCGAGCAGCGGCACCTCCTGCGCCTGGCGCGAGAGGATGTGGACCAGCGTGAGCCGGTCGCGGAAGCGGTCCTTGAGGTCTTGCAGCGCCTCGTTGAACATCACGCTGGCCATGCGGCGGTTGCCGTAGACCAGGGTGAACTTGGCCGTGGGCGATTCTTCGAGCGTGCTGGTCATGATGGACAGGATGGGCGTGATGCCCGAGCCCGCCGCGAAGCCCACGCGGTGGATCGCGCGCGGGCGGTGCACGGTGAAGCGGCCATCGGGCGGCATGGCCAGCAGCGTGTCGCCGGCCTTGAGCTGCGTGGCCGCCCAGTTGCTGAACACGCCGCCTTCGACCGGGCGGATGCCCAGCGTGAGCTCGCCCTTGTGCGTGTACACGCTGCGCGGGCTGCTGATGGAGTAGCTGCGACGCACGTCCTGGCCGCCGATGAGGGCGCGCAGCGTGAGGAACTGGCCCGGCTCGAACGCAAAGGCGCTGCGCTGTTCGGGCGGCACGGCCAGCGTGACGGCCACCGAACCCGCGGCCTCGGGGCTCACGCGCGCGACGGGCAGTTCGACGAATCCGCGGGGGCTGGTGCTCATGGTCAGTAGGGCTTGAAGAGGTCGAAGGGTTCGAGGCAGTCGAGGCAGCGGTAGAGCGCCTTGCATGCGGTCGAGCCGAAGGGCGAGGTTTCGGTGGTGTG
This is a stretch of genomic DNA from Hydrogenophaga crocea. It encodes these proteins:
- a CDS encoding 2Fe-2S iron-sulfur cluster-binding protein is translated as MSTSPRGFVELPVARVSPEAAGSVAVTLAVPPEQRSAFAFEPGQFLTLRALIGGQDVRRSYSISSPRSVYTHKGELTLGIRPVEGGVFSNWAATQLKAGDTLLAMPPDGRFTVHRPRAIHRVGFAAGSGITPILSIMTSTLEESPTAKFTLVYGNRRMASVMFNEALQDLKDRFRDRLTLVHILSRQAQEVPLLEGRIDGEKVRALIAALLPVPSMDEVFICGPEAMIEATEQALLGAGVKPERIHTERFSSPALDALPRAQRAQVQLGHVDASAGEVALTVVLDGKPHALRMGRDQHVLDVALEAGLDLPWSCRGGVCCTCRAKVMQGSVAMDKNFTLEPWETDQGFVLSCQARPTSDTLVVSYDER